The Apostichopus japonicus isolate 1M-3 chromosome 3, ASM3797524v1, whole genome shotgun sequence region TCATGAAATAACGGATGACAGTTCGACCAACAGAATAAATCTGCAGTATTCAATCCGACAAGACTTAAGTTTTAACTTGCATTAAAGTCATCAGCACTTGCAAATTGAGGAGTCTTTATCAATGAAAGAATTCCTCAAAGAACAAAAAGTGCAAAGAATTGCTTCAAGGGTGGGGATTCAATGCTATGTGAAGTTTTGGGCATGTGTAACCATTATTGAACTTTCTAGCTTATTTACAAACAACACCCATACTTCaaactgtacagtgtgtacaaaTGTGGAACAGTGCCAAATTTCATCTATCAAGCAGCATCATTTCCACATCCCTccctacgcccccccccccacctcccactgtttcaaatattttacttGCTTTTAATTGGGCAGTCTATAAATGGCAGTAGGTACAAGGGGCTAGTTACTTGAAAACACCTCTGTTGCAGTCTTTCTCGAGGGGAAAGCTACCTGTGTTTGACCAGGAGTTTGTGATTACCAGGTCTGACTATGTACATTCATACTCCTTTCTTGCATCTGTCAACATGATTAGCAAATGTTTACACAATTTCAAACTGCATCTTCCATACATGGAAATCTACACCAGTAAAACCATTTGTGGATTAGTATTGTATTTCCATCTTCCTTTCAATCTTTTCAAGTCCTGTTCAATCAGTTCAGAGGTTGCGACTTCTGGACCTTAGGAGAACTCCATGGACTTGCTCAGTCTGCCTAATCGTACATTTTCCTCTTCCTTCTGTAAAATATAATACGAGGACTGGTTGGCAGGATGACAAGCTATAGCTGTAAATCTGTctaggtgggtgggtgggagagggagaggaggggtgaAGAGGATGGTAGtggtgggagggagggatgggaaGGTAGAAGGATTTTTTCTGAGGACAGATTCCACAAGGTATAGACTACTGTtaggcaaaaaaaaataatcaatctAGAAAAATGGAGGACCCTACCCAAACTGAAAATCATCCTTGGAAGTAGCAATAACTTCTTCTTTTTGCTGGTATGTTTGCTGGTATGTTATAAATActaaaatattcatgaagtgCTGTGAAGAATCTGCATTCGTTCTTTTCCGACATCGATGGAATACTTTAAAGTAGACActttaaaaagttttcaagatattttaacAAGATATTTTAACACCCCAGTGGTGCTAGTGTAGTTTATAAAGAGGGCAACATGAAACTTGTCTGTCATTCCAAGCAGTGGCAAGACAGTGAATTAATTTATCAGTCATCACAGTTTTATAAGTTTCAAACAATCATATCTCCTATTAGGAGCaagatattgaaaacgatttttcaactagaagttttcaaaaggtaCTTCCGTGGGAGATCTGACACCAAAGATTATTAGAGCAAATTTATGGCTACGACGGGACTCCAAACCGTGACCTTTGAGTCGCCAAGCCCGGTACTCTGCCCTTTGTTTGTGACCATCACTATGTAGCAATTTCTGATGTGTGGAATTTGATGGGTGGAAGACTGGGTGACGATGATGGGAGACTTGAAAATAGGGGAGGTGATGTCAGGTAAAATACTCATTTACTATACTTGTCCACACAACCACTAGCTCCTAATTGTCCTTAGGGCACATAGTTCTGACCAATAATCCCTGATTTTAACATACAATCTGAGCATCAATGCTGCAGAATCTCAATGGTTTGCAGTGAAGATTATAGATTCTTTTTGGGTGAAACATTCCTTAAAAGAAATGTAGGCCAAAATCACAGACAGGCATTTTCATATTGCAAAGATACTTGGTTTGTTTAAATCTTGTGATATGTTTCCTACTGTATGCAGtagtaaacaaaaaacaattttttttttttaaatgtgtatAATTTTGAATGCAGCAGCAGCAGATTGATAGTTGATAATGTTCCAAAAATATTGACTTTCAGTTTTTGGCATGAAATCATAGATGCATCCAAGAAAATGTTAACACAATTAAGTTTAAGGGAAGGGTAGAAAACATATATGTTAAGAGACATtcatctgacctttgaccttatcTCTCATGTGACCTGGCTCCCCTAAGATGGTGAGGACTTTTTTCTGGCTTTTGCTGAGGGAGGcctacaaagaaagaaaatgggaCAATGTAAGGGGCCAGTTggaatgttttctttgttttgtttttgcatcaATTTCGAACTTGATATCACCCAACTTTTGTTGTTCCAGTTATCCTAAATATTTCACCTGTGTGTGCTGAATGGTTTAATGTTGAAGCTATGATTGTATTGTGATGTGAAATAAAGGCCTAAAATGTACTCCAATATTTGAGTACAGTTGAAGAATTTAAAAGAGATATGACAAGCCCAAACGGTCCTTTCACCTTTTAAGTTGTCTAAGGATTGACTGAACACATCCACAAGGGCTtccacaaccccctcccctcccctcccatccaccccctcccatccaccccctcccccccaaaaaacaccTGCAAAACTGTTGTCATTTACAGTAAAGGATCTTTTTGCACCAGAGAAAACACCAgtctcttttttctcttcagCACCATCTTTtcttccctctccctcccccccccccccgcccacctcAATTATCacgtaaccatggaaaccaGCAAAGGACCGTTGGACTGGTCATGCCTAAAGCAAGGTATAGCAGTTTTTAATATCACAGTAAGGACAACAACTTTACACACAGGATAGATTTAtctcaaaaatatattataacaaaGCATGTGTATGACATGACCAAGGAAGTTTGCTGCGGCCAAAAATTCTCTGCAAGGTAGTCTTcacattaattattattatgccTCTGTCATCATTGAAAAGCacaaatatattacatacttatCAATCAAGAAGATGGGACTTCTTAAAACACTGTTTGATCAAAAGTGGAAACAGTTTTACCAGAGCAGAAACATAACAGCGGCCACTTTCCGTTACATATCTAGATCACAGTTTTAAACGTTTAtctaaataaatttgaaattctaAGCAGCTTACGAAACCATACATCATTCATTTCTACATAAAGATAATCAATTGtcatcttttaatttttttttttaatgatttcttACAGTTACTCAATCTAATTGGGATACTTTTTCGATGTTTGGTATTTCTTTAAGAACAATGACAGAGAACAGAAGCGAATTATTCCATACTGTtatgaaaaaacaaacagaacctTAAAACAACTATTGTCAAAAGGAAATATATTGTGAATTTTCATCTATCTGTTTTGTCTGGTGAGAAATTTTGATTGGATGTATTTTCACATAAAGCACTgcgccaattttttttttggtggaatgATAGGTATCATGAAAGTGTTATTTATTTCCACACTCAATACTCAACAATTGTTTTGCAATAAATGATAATCTCTACGAAATACAatttactttcctttttttttggtgcctGTTAAAGCATTACTTAATGTAGAAAATACAGTAATAACATGATGAGAGGACTTTGgattaagatttaaaaaaaaaaaatacaatgaaggaaaaaatataacaatacaaaacaaacaaacaaacaaacaacacaaAGGTACATCTCCCTGAATTATTTGTTAAGCACACAAACAAATTAATGACAATTTCTGGACTGATGTTGACAACCTCTCATAAATCTTAGACCTACACCACAATCCACAATCAGCAAGGACCATTATTAATATTTCTGTACACCCTTACAGAAGTCCATTTCGAACACATTTGCATATATTAGCATACAAAACATTTGTTGGCACcatatgaaagaaattaaaaaaaaggatggTTCCAAGactccccccacacccacccccccccttccaataCTCCTATTCCAATCATCTCAGTAGCTTGTTATGTAATGTAAAATGATGTTTTGGTACTAATATCTCTTTGAAAGAAAACCTTCCTTGCACAACAACCATATTTAGTACACTATTTTCTTGCATGGCTTCAACTTTTTTGATAACTTCAAAAAAGTgctaaagcattttttttttattaaattgataaaaaagaaaggaGGAAATATATGTCTTATTAACTGTGATATTGACTATAAAGAAACTGAAGAGAAAGAATCAAAGCTCTAGTAATTTTATTCTAGCAATCACCCTTAAAACTTGTATCTAATAAAAGTCtatttaatatttaagttacattttacttattaaaatttaaatactacatgaaagtatttatttttatatttaaaataaagagTGAGTCCACTATTCTAACATGGTAGTACCaggaataatattttttttcataacaaTTTGGGTTAGTTATCCCTATTAAGACTCTTTCCAGAGACAAACCTTTTGTCAGTTACTTAACAAAGTAACTGAAGATAACAAAGAGTTGAAGAAAGACAAAAGGTGGAATTAAGAATGATCCTAACGATTCTCTTTAACTGACTGTTCTGGTGCAATCCTTCAATAACATTTCTACTGatatgcaaagaaaaaaaggctTAGCATCGTCTACAAGCACCAATGAAACCTGAAAGGGTATTTTAATTTCTATGTAGAGAAGTGACACAGTTAGGGTACAAAAGCAAATTACCTTGATGAAACTAGGTAAAGCATTGAGATTTTATAAAGTAATTGAGAAAACATGCCTCCCAACACCCATGTGATAACGTCCGGACTATCGAAAACATTCAAAGAATAATTATACTCTTAATCTGTACCAGAAATTTgagcaccccccccctccccaatgcAACACAGAAGTATTTGATTCATGAGGTATAGTGAGGGCAAGAATTTGCAGATAAGGACAGGATAACTGATTAACCTATCCAATCATGCTATATAAAACCAACAGTTAATCACAAGTAACCTAGCTACCTATCCTATCACACTGATTATTAAAACACACATACAGTGATCTAGATAATTCCCTAGATCTGATCAAATTTTTCCCAACAGAATCTTCcttttttgtctctactttccCCTTATCACTCCTTCTCATCATATAACAGTAGGCTTATTTGACAAATGGTTTTTGTTGTAGAAACTCGGTCAAATTCAAACTGGGGAAGTTAATATTGCCATATTCTCCACTtctttcacacacacacacacatacaacaaatctgtAAGGACTAATCCACGCTCCTATATTGATCCAGGCAACTTATCACCTTTTTCTTTCTGCTCTTTTATTGTCCACCtacctccccatcccccctccccctccgcaCCCCATTAAATCATCCCTGATACATGTACagacaaaaggaagaaattaaatttaaatacaatGAATGCCCAGAGCAAACAAGACCAAAAAGAAAACTGGCCAAATAAATCATCTCAAACAAAAATAAGCACTTAACTATAAAGACTctaagataaaaacaaaaaacagagaGCACTTTATTTATATGTGTTTCTTGAAATACATGGGTGGGATTATCTAAGCACTGTTCCAAGCTAAAACATACATGTGAACTATAAGAAATAAACCCATaaaccccacccctccatccACCTATGTAGCTCTCCTTTCATTTCCATATATCTCACAcaatttcatcacattttttttctttcttccaagttaatatattttttcacttttgtattTTTGACATTTGTAGTCGGGAatatcaattttgaaaaatgtcttgatatatatttttttctttcttcccttTCATACACATCATATCAGACAACTTTGGCGCCATGACTTAAAATAATACTATGACGATTCAGAGGGCAAAATGTTTCCTTAAGTTAACCAGTGCTGACCAATATCTGGGACCGAAATTAGTCCACACTTAATCTGGAAAGATTGATAATGAAAGAAAGTAACAGGGTCAGCtgcaaatttgaaatgcaaGCCACGTTCCCACCATACCTTAGAATGAGGTCAAAtgtttatgcaaattaattgTTTCAAGAACGATATGTCTTTGGTCCAGTTTGCAAATACCCAGTACTtttctcctctcccccccccacaccttcttttttttttttagaagtaaaaaCTGCTCATGTGACTAGAAATAAAATTGTCTATACAATGGTCAACAAATCAACTGTAGTTTGTTTACTTTAAGCCAAGCAAATATATAGTTTTCACATcattttgagggggggggggggggggggtagagatgGTTTGTCACATGCATCTCAACCACATATTAGATACATTTTCATTGGGTTTGCAATATGGATTTCTTTCAAGGACTACACAGTTGCTCAGTAACAAGATACTGATACACAGTCCTACCCACGATTATTGTATCATTAAACTATCAAAGGTTTAAGTATACAGTTTGACACAGCTCAGAAATTTGATCAAGGAAATAGTAAAAATCTGCAATGGCAAGGTGATTTTAAGTTTCAAAAATGTATCCACAACAGGCAACATGTCATGACCTGTTTCTATAGAAACAGCATTGCATTAAGATTTCCTTAAAAATATCAGCTTTAGTTTTTTGTATGACATCAAAAAACAGTTTTCCTGTGCAGTGATAATTTATCAACAGATTACAAGATATAACTTAAAATCTTCGGTGACAAAATTGATTtttgttcgtttttttttttttttttttttaataaagacTTTCTTGAAAATATGAGTATTCACTTTATCTACATATTAAAGATTAAATTTGGAAACCTTCAGCAAATACGATAGACTTGATAACATTAAGACTGCAGGGTTGCCAAGACAGAATGTTTCAATGTTGTTAGGCTTAGGCACcaattcatacatatataactTCTGTAGGCAAGTCTAGCTTCCTTAACAACATCTGAAATATGTTAGAAAACATTCCTCAGAACACATCTCAACAAATAAGACATTCCTCACTTATTTAGTCACTTTAATATTTCACCCTGAAAATCTGTTTCAGCTTGTAATTTACCAAGATTTAATTAATTTAGTAATTTACGGCTTGTAGTATAAACTGTGTCATATTAACTACCGTTTCATAACTTCAAAAATCATCCTCTTCTTTTCATCCACAAATTTTGACAATCACTCTTCTAAGAGTAAATGCTATATGCTCAAGTCTATAAAAATCACTAATTCCTCCATTTTCACATTGACATCCTGTCAAAAGATTATCAAGatataaaaatgttattttacgGCGACTGTCAAGCCTCTTGTGGGGAGGACTTacattctttttatctttcttttaatGAGAGAAGTAATTGACAATGGCAATAAGTGCAATGGCGGCAACTACAccgacccccacccccataccAATCTTATTCAATGTTGACCTGGTTTCATTCCAGCTCTCCGATGTCTTCATCTTCTTTTTCATGTCCGAGACCTTCTTTGCAAGCTCTTCTTTCTTCTCGTCTCGTTTCCTTTTTCTCAATTCCTGTTCACTGGAGATTATAAGGAATGAGGAAAAGTTCACAATAAGCCATTATCTCAGATTACTAATTTCACCAAACCCCAGACAGATTAGCACATGACTGGACTGAACGACACTCTGcccgcctctctctctctcttcccgcCAGATCTGACCATGTTCCAAACGGTAAGAGAGGACGTATTAAGTGAGTTATAGAACAGCATAGAGGTCATACTCTCGGAGCACAGGAACCAATGAAGGGCGGAGAACATTTGGTATATGAATAGCAAATCTCTagatacactatatatatatatatacacaagatACTACAGTTTAATATACTAAAGGATCTtactatttcattatttcatgataaactAATTGATGAACCTCAAAGTTGCTACAAAAAAACACACTCCAAAAAACTGCACATCAGTAAGTCATTTTCATGATCTTGGGTCatcacatatgtatatatatatatatatatatatatatatatatatatatatacacacacataaatacacacatacattcatatatatttacaggtAGTCTGCGTATAAAGCGGGAGGGCCCAGGTTCGAAACCCAGTGGAGAGTGGAAGCTATTTTggggattttccaactcatttaATTTATATCTGTTCACCAACTGGATGCAACCACTAAATCTTTAGAGAACATTATCATGATGCAGGTGACGGACCCTAAAacttaaaacaacaaaaattgatTGAAAACTAAGTTGACTAAACTCTTTTACTATTATTTCTGCCCTTCTGAAGTTGCTGAGGAATGATGTGCACCAATTCTAGAAGCAATTTTTGAGTTCACTTTGCAATTGTACCGAACCTATAAATTATTACTTGTAATAGATAACGACTTATCAAAGACATCCTCATAGATGTTCTCCACTAAACGAAGGTTAACGAGCAATTAGTTAATAAATGAATCCAATCTTTCCCTCAACACTATGTTATCCAGATACTCTTTATGTATgcattaataatatttaaaaccttttgaaacaaaaaactCTAAGCTAATGGACTTCCTTGTCATGGTGCTTTATATCATAAAACTAGCTGCTTTTAAGGATCTGTGAAAATCCAAATACGATTTTTCTTGGTTAAATTGCTTTAATCGAATAATCTTATGTCTAAAATGCATTAATTATGCTAACGAGAATGATTCACAAAGTCAGGGCAACCAGCTGTCTATTGAACCACAGCCtttgtttcttcaaaaaaaTTGGCTTAACACAATCAATGCATCTTCTACAGGTAGCACCTTTGTTTattcagggatgagcctggggtaaaaaaaaaatcacggaactttgaaaaaattgctgtataggctccagtttgcatatgctacagtgtgttaggataatagtttttgttccGAGGTAGAATACATATCATGGATATTCAGCGAATTcccggaaaaagctcatgcctgtttaTTACATTGCACAATTCCTACGCTGAATCTAAATTTTACGGTGGAATGAGATATCTCACCTGTTCTTTGTTTCACCAGCCTCGTCCTCCACTAACGGTTTCGTTTCTTCTGTTGGAGTAGACTCGGTCGATGAGTTTGGCCGCTTAACCCTCGGAGGGAGAGGAGGCGCCTCCTCTGGCTCATTGTTCtagaacaaaaggaagaaaagaaaagaattaatttgcataaactAAGACAAAGCAATCACGAGAATAATCAAACACATTTTCAATAGAATGCAGTTTTATCATTCTTTAAGTGTGTAGCAAATCGTTCTGAAGTAATTGCTCActgatcataaaaaaaaattggtggaGTTTTAATTGGAAAAGTTCTGATAGATCATTTAATACACATTTATaatataccatttttttttcaaatcaggGTGTTGCTTTGCAAAGCGGGTATGTGTTACCATTGACATGACTGACGCCAGTTTATTACTATGTaatgtttataaataaattacatAGTTATAAATACTAACATTCTGTGTATGAAAGATGCTGTGTTTCTGATCATTTTGGTTCATGCAGTTTTGTCATCGTTGCTACCATTCTGCTTGtgctatatataatattgtgctttatataataaatattttccCTGAAAAAAACACTTGCTGCATAACCGCTgctaatatatatgatatatgtggAAACAGGTTTAAATTGGAAGTATAAATTGTGTAATTGCAACCATAAACAGAGTCCCACTTCTGGCAATGTGGCTGGTCTTTTTACTAGTGAATAAATGAAACACAGAAGATTTAACGGAGGCTAATAAAATTGGTTGGTAAATAAAGAATATTCAATAACTGCAAAAGAACCTACTCAATACTTATGATACACTTGAAGGCATACATGATCATAAAGTTGTTTATGGCGGATCCATTAAATAGCGGAATAGATCGTTGGGTTTTCTCAATTCTGAGAAGTCGTCATATGTCCGGGTAGAGCTGTTAAGGTTTTTACACGTTTTATTTGACATCTGTTCTGGATAGAGGGAACACTTTAAGGTTAAAGAAcctttatttttaaataaaaataacataaacCTTATTGTAAACCTTACTGCCTGGAGTTGTACCAACATTGGTATTTCTGTAACAATTCAACAGTGAAAGGAAGTTTACCTGACAATAAACTTCCAACACTAGTTCCTAGCAACCCCTTAGAAAGCAATATCGTCTCCAATGGCAGTAGTAAATGACGTGAGGACGCTACCACAATAGTCACCATTCAAAAAGGCTTCCCATAATGGTAGCTATCTTGGTTTTGGCCACCAATTGGTTTTTGGCAAACCTACCGAGATTCTTTGAAGATAACATCCAACTAGAACAACCAAAGCACTCCACATAGAGGTACTTCTCAACTGATATTAATAAGCCAGCAGGATGGTACACAGGTGACTTTGAGATAAGTAAGAGTAATTAttaacgacaacaacaacaaattgcCTCCAGGTTACTTCTTCATTATAAGCAAATCAGAATTGCCCAAACTTTTCCTCATTTTATAGGAAAATAACTTTGACTAGCTACATCCATGAATAGCATTATAATGCAATTTCAGACCTTCAAAATGTATGCAAAATGCTATTTTTACTGCAGTAATACCTCTATCAGGATATCACCCAAACTTCCTCGTTCTAGGATGGTGTTGGCGCCCTCTAGTACTGCAATGTATGAGAATCGCAACTGCTCTGGTGTCTGGATGAGTCCCATACGACACTTTCTCATCTCCAGGAGTAACTGCTGCAACTGTAGGCCATTGGGACCTCCGCGTTTCTTGATCTGCGGggaaaataaacacacaaatTAAAGGTTGACAGGACACAGGCCTTCGGTCTCTACGAATCATTCAAAGAGACCAGGTCGGACCTCGGGACAACTATGTCACCGGGCCCTCATTTTTGAAATCTTCACATTTCCCTGAACTGCTTGATTGCACCGCAACACAATGCTGtaactccccccaccccaatcaACCAACCCTTTCCTCGGGACTGCCCACAAGTAGCATGTGAGGACATCCAGTAAGGACAGCTATGATTCTATGCTACAAGCCACAGAAGCAACAAAgaaggcaaatatatatatatgaaaaagaatTGGCATTTAATGAACTAAATCCATTTTCTAATCTGACCAGATTATTACATATCCCTGACAGGGAAACAATTTCATGTGGATTTCGTGTGTTTTGGGGCTTCTCTTGACTTCCAAATTAACTTTGATCCAAACAGTTTCCTTGTTAATTTTATTCCAGCTCACGGACGTATATCCGACTGCAGTTTGTTAGAGAGCCGTGGCAACTCAATTGAGCTTGACAGACAGAGACATACTAACCACAATACACAGAGTGTATCGCTGGGATACAAGCTCCATTCGTTGGGTCTGGATAGCAAACTGAAGGAATGAtcatacagggatgtgcccaggatttcctgagtgccaggTTTACTGATCcctgtcctgggggaggggtctaaggggagggagtgtaCCCCCTGAGAAATGTTTGTGCTCAGATgtcaaatgctggcacttgtgtagctttttaagcacatacacttgtaagtactagttttgctaacaatttacatttttcaatttgttttagtgaaatatattacgtacctggtaaaagttattagtttgtttcaaagagattttacaagggaccaattgagagccgtaagtaatgtttctcgcatgcgtaactgatgcattgatttttaagacagtgctgggcggtaatttttagtgctgggccgGGCCGCCCAGTGctgcccagcgtgggcacatccctgatcaTACATGTTATCTTACCAGAACCAGACTAGAGTCCACCAGGCAGAAAGTGCCTGATCTTCCAATGCCTGCACTACAGTGGATGACGGGTGGTCCTACGGTCGAGTCTAAAGACCCCGATAATCTGACCTGATGAAGGAACTTGAGAAATGCTTCTGGAGACTGAGGGACACTGAAGTCGGACCAACTCGCATAATGGAAATGAAGCACCTCCCTTTTCTTCCCTGACTGATGAgtaaaaagtttttaaaaaaaataaattattgtatgttttttaattaatttttaataattgtataacaacaaaaaatattgaCACAAATATGTAGTTTTCTACTTAAGGAAGTGTGACATCATGAATGAGGTCAAGTGTTTGGAGCGAAGCAAGTCTTAGTATCTTCAAATCTTACTGTATGTCCTTGCTGAGATGCAAACTGCAATAaccaaatttgtatttttgttgcGCATTTTTGGGCACACTGACCGAGCCGGGTAGTATTCACATATAATTAGAAACCCTTCAATCTGACATTGAGATCTTAATGGTTAGAAAGCTGGTCAACCCATTGATGAAATCAAACAGCTGATGGGTAGAACTAGACCATCGACCAAAATCAGTGAGATCGCTGTCATCACTGCTTTCCTTCAAGAGGAGCATCAATGCTCTTATACTATCACAAATTTATCCTATACCATCAAATAAACAGATTCTAGTAATTTCAATACAAAGATCTTATTCAACATCATATCCATTGAGTGTTCATTGAGTACTCCGAGTGAATTAGTAGTCAGTATGGTGACCTCAATTGTCTCTCTTTGACCTTCCTTCTCTG contains the following coding sequences:
- the LOC139965447 gene encoding tyrosine-protein phosphatase non-receptor type 1-like isoform X1 — encoded protein: MKSIQDEFNEIEASKSWHQVFLKIRQQTQKNDYSLAIARNPRNKRLNRYRDVSPYDHSRVKLEKGDSDYINASLVEVPEANRKYILAQGPLDHTVDHFWQMVWEQKSKAIIMLTNLIERGTIKCSSYYPREDEEDHVLLSDDPFLKVTCLSVQRHSYYRVNTFELEEVSSGKKREVLHFHYASWSDFSVPQSPEAFLKFLHQVRLSGSLDSTVGPPVIHCSAGIGRSGTFCLVDSSLVLIKKRGGPNGLQLQQLLLEMRKCRMGLIQTPEQLRFSYIAVLEGANTILERGSLGDILIENNEPEEAPPLPPRVKRPNSSTESTPTEETKPLVEDEAGETKNSEQELRKRKRDEKKEELAKKVSDMKKKMKTSESWNETRSTLNKIGMGVGVGVVAAIALIAIVNYFSH
- the LOC139965447 gene encoding tyrosine-protein phosphatase non-receptor type 1-like isoform X2 — protein: MKSIQDEFNEIEASKSWHQVFLKIRQQTQKNDYSLAIARNPRNKRLNRYRDVSPYDHSRVKLEKGDSDYINASLVEVPEANRKYILAQGPLDHTVDHFWQMVWEQKSKAIIMLTNLIERGTIKCSSYYPREDEEDHVLLSDDPFLKVTCLSVQRHSYYRVNTFELEEVSSGKKREVLHFHYASWSDFSVPQSPEAFLKFLHQVRLSGSLDSTVGPPVIHCSAGIGRSGTFCLVDSSLVLIKKRGGPNGLQLQQLLLEMRKCRMGLIQTPEQLRFSYIAVLEGANTILERGSLGDILIENNEPEEAPPLPPRVKRPNSSTESTPTEETKPLVEDEAGETKNSEQELRKRKRDEKKEELAKKVSDMKKKMKTSESWNETRPPSAKARKKSSPS